In Ipomoea triloba cultivar NCNSP0323 chromosome 7, ASM357664v1, a single genomic region encodes these proteins:
- the LOC116025026 gene encoding KH domain-containing protein HEN4-like isoform X2 yields MNRSETLLRLDSRQMMKFRMLCPSGLIGYKAAGVRDLGSQTGCRIFVENAVRPCLERVINVTGGAAVEMAIFLNDGTGELEMVVVSAAQEGLFRVLETILELEGNGDDEERVVECRLLVDSSHIRALMGETPGQNVDAIRRIHGATIKVLNKEHLPACIGKAEELIIQIMGRSLCVKRALVLEVSRCLQDCATGRIQANMSSGVMPINENRDRVLSVDEENVQLKIAFRLLCSNKSAGGVIGCDGTVVHALEKETGAAISFYPAVHGSNYRVAFISSLEKRDPVCPSAQNAVIRVFEKSMEVASDWGLISCLCNETIVTAKLLVARHELRCLIDDKGQIGTDIRIASGVKIKLSPTDLPQNLDAENDEVIKEIEGIGQTSSDTSATINELQNLNAFRFIFVTWMVIGSIRN; encoded by the exons ATGAACAGGTCGGAGACGCTGCTTCGTCTGGATTCGCGGCAGATGATGAAGTTCCGCATGCTCTGCCCTAGCGGACTTATCGGGTATAAGGCGGCCGGAGTCCGAGACCTGGGGAGCCAAACCGGCTGCAGAATCTTCGTAGAGAATGCTGTCCGGCCGTGCCTGGAGCGAGTCATCAATGTAACCGGCGGCGCCGCGGTTGAGATGGCCATCTTTTTAAACGACGGCACTGGTGAGCTGGAGATGGTGGTTGTTTCTGCTGCGCAGGAGGGTTTATTTAGGGTTTTAGAGACGATTTTGGAGTTGGAAGGGAATGGAGACGACGAGGAGAGAGTAGTCGAGTGTAGATTGCTTGTAGATTCGTCTCACATTAGGGCGCTTATGGGGGAGACACCAGGGCAAAACGTTGATGCTATTAGGAGGATCCATGGAGCAACGATTAAGGTTCTGAACAAGGAACATCTTCCAGCTTGTATCGGCAAGGCCGAGGAGTTGATTATTCAG ATAATGGGTAGAAGTTTGTGCGTGAAGAGAGCACTAGTTCTGGAAGTTTCTCGATGTCTTCAAGATTGCGCAACTGGAAGAATACAGGCTAACATGTCTTCTGGAGTGATGCCAATTAATGAAAATCGTGACAGAGTTCTTAGCGTGGATGAAGAGAATGTTCAACTCAAAATTGCTTTTAGGTTACTCTGTTCTAACAAATCAGCTGGAGGTGTGATAGGCTGTGATGGCACTGTTGTCCATGCTTTGGAGAAAGAGACAGGAGCTGCTATTAGCTTTTATCCTGCAGTTCATGGGTCCAACTATCGTGTTGCATTCATATCTTCGCTCGAG AAAAGAGATCCAGTGTGCCCATCTGCCCAAAATGCTGTTATCCGAGTTTTTGAGAAATCCATGGAGGTTGCTTCTGATTGGGGATTAATTTCATGTTTATGCAATGAGACAATTGTAACTGCCAAGCTTCTAGTTGCACGACATGAGCTCAGATGCCTGATTGATGACAAAGGACAAATTGGCACTGATATACGTATCGCATCTGGTGTTAAAATAAAGCTATCACCAACAGACCTGCCTCAGAATTTAGATGCAGAAAATGATGAAGTGATCAAG GAAATTGAGGGAATCGGCCAAACTTCTTCAGACACATCTGCAACTATAAATGAACTGCAAAACTTAAATGCTTTTAGATTCATCTTTGTCACTTGGATGGTTATTGGGTCTATCAGGAATTGA
- the LOC116025026 gene encoding KH domain-containing protein HEN4-like isoform X1 — MNRSETLLRLDSRQMMKFRMLCPSGLIGYKAAGVRDLGSQTGCRIFVENAVRPCLERVINVTGGAAVEMAIFLNDGTGELEMVVVSAAQEGLFRVLETILELEGNGDDEERVVECRLLVDSSHIRALMGETPGQNVDAIRRIHGATIKVLNKEHLPACIGKAEELIIQIMGRSLCVKRALVLEVSRCLQDCATGRIQANMSSGVMPINENRDRVLSVDEENVQLKIAFRLLCSNKSAGGVIGCDGTVVHALEKETGAAISFYPAVHGSNYRVAFISSLEKRDPVCPSAQNAVIRVFEKSMEVASDWGLISCLCNETIVTAKLLVARHELRCLIDDKGQIGTDIRIASGVKIKLSPTDLPQNLDAENDEVIKIVGEYDNVKVALFQVTGKLRENIFSRFVSEGVACEQYPNSSVPKSSHNEAAKRS, encoded by the exons ATGAACAGGTCGGAGACGCTGCTTCGTCTGGATTCGCGGCAGATGATGAAGTTCCGCATGCTCTGCCCTAGCGGACTTATCGGGTATAAGGCGGCCGGAGTCCGAGACCTGGGGAGCCAAACCGGCTGCAGAATCTTCGTAGAGAATGCTGTCCGGCCGTGCCTGGAGCGAGTCATCAATGTAACCGGCGGCGCCGCGGTTGAGATGGCCATCTTTTTAAACGACGGCACTGGTGAGCTGGAGATGGTGGTTGTTTCTGCTGCGCAGGAGGGTTTATTTAGGGTTTTAGAGACGATTTTGGAGTTGGAAGGGAATGGAGACGACGAGGAGAGAGTAGTCGAGTGTAGATTGCTTGTAGATTCGTCTCACATTAGGGCGCTTATGGGGGAGACACCAGGGCAAAACGTTGATGCTATTAGGAGGATCCATGGAGCAACGATTAAGGTTCTGAACAAGGAACATCTTCCAGCTTGTATCGGCAAGGCCGAGGAGTTGATTATTCAG ATAATGGGTAGAAGTTTGTGCGTGAAGAGAGCACTAGTTCTGGAAGTTTCTCGATGTCTTCAAGATTGCGCAACTGGAAGAATACAGGCTAACATGTCTTCTGGAGTGATGCCAATTAATGAAAATCGTGACAGAGTTCTTAGCGTGGATGAAGAGAATGTTCAACTCAAAATTGCTTTTAGGTTACTCTGTTCTAACAAATCAGCTGGAGGTGTGATAGGCTGTGATGGCACTGTTGTCCATGCTTTGGAGAAAGAGACAGGAGCTGCTATTAGCTTTTATCCTGCAGTTCATGGGTCCAACTATCGTGTTGCATTCATATCTTCGCTCGAG AAAAGAGATCCAGTGTGCCCATCTGCCCAAAATGCTGTTATCCGAGTTTTTGAGAAATCCATGGAGGTTGCTTCTGATTGGGGATTAATTTCATGTTTATGCAATGAGACAATTGTAACTGCCAAGCTTCTAGTTGCACGACATGAGCTCAGATGCCTGATTGATGACAAAGGACAAATTGGCACTGATATACGTATCGCATCTGGTGTTAAAATAAAGCTATCACCAACAGACCTGCCTCAGAATTTAGATGCAGAAAATGATGAAGTGATCAAG ATTGTAGGGGAGTACGATAATGTAAAGGTTGCCCTCTTTCAAGTTACTGGTAAGCTGAGGGAGAATATCTTCTCAAGATTTGTCTCTGAGGGTGTAGCGTGTGAGCAGTATCCAAACTCTTCAGTGCCCAAAAGCAGTCACAATGAAGCGGCGAAGCGCAGTTAA